A region of Thermobifida halotolerans DNA encodes the following proteins:
- a CDS encoding dipeptidase, which translates to MDVRAHIQANRDDFVATLSEWLTIPSVSADPARHGDVRRSAEWLADHLRRTGFPTVEIWETPGLPAVFAEWPAADPDAPTVVVYGHHDVQPADPVEAWQTHPFTPTVRGDQMIGRGASDDKGQILFHTLGLRANLAASGADAPPVTVRLLVEGEEESGSPHFADLLTRHRDRLACDVVVISDTTMWAADTPSMCVGMRGLTDCQIDVHGPRSDLHSGSFGGAAPNPARALAALLAGLHDADGRVAVPGFYDEVVEASETERASIAGLPFDEAAWLANATSDAAVGEAGYSVLERIWLRPTAEINGMWSGYTGEGGKTIVPRSAHAKLSFRLVPDQEPARIQELVRHYVRDNLPEGVRAEVRFHGPGVRPCASDLGSAAVRAAREAMARAFGTEVRYTREGGSGPEADLADILDAPLVFVAVGLNSDRIHAPNEKVEIPLLLKGAETVAYLWDAYATALRDRTVEER; encoded by the coding sequence ATGGACGTGCGCGCCCACATCCAGGCGAACCGGGACGACTTCGTCGCGACGCTCAGCGAGTGGCTCACCATCCCGTCCGTCTCCGCCGACCCCGCCCGCCACGGCGACGTGCGCCGCTCCGCCGAGTGGCTGGCCGACCACCTCAGACGGACCGGCTTCCCCACGGTCGAGATCTGGGAGACCCCCGGCCTGCCCGCGGTCTTCGCCGAATGGCCCGCCGCCGACCCCGACGCCCCCACCGTCGTCGTCTACGGACACCACGACGTGCAGCCCGCCGATCCCGTCGAAGCCTGGCAGACCCACCCGTTCACACCCACGGTGCGGGGGGACCAGATGATCGGGCGCGGCGCCTCCGACGACAAGGGCCAGATCCTCTTCCACACCCTGGGACTGCGCGCCAACCTGGCCGCCTCCGGCGCCGACGCCCCGCCGGTGACCGTCAGACTCCTGGTGGAGGGAGAGGAGGAGTCGGGCTCACCGCACTTCGCGGACCTGCTCACCCGCCACCGCGACCGGCTGGCCTGCGACGTCGTGGTGATTTCCGACACCACCATGTGGGCTGCGGACACGCCGTCGATGTGCGTGGGCATGCGCGGACTCACCGACTGCCAGATCGACGTGCACGGCCCGCGCAGCGACCTGCACAGCGGCTCCTTCGGCGGCGCCGCCCCCAACCCGGCGCGCGCCCTGGCCGCGCTGCTGGCGGGACTGCACGACGCCGACGGCCGGGTCGCCGTTCCCGGCTTCTACGACGAGGTCGTCGAGGCGTCCGAGACCGAACGGGCCAGCATCGCCGGTCTGCCGTTCGACGAGGCCGCGTGGCTGGCGAACGCCACCAGCGACGCGGCGGTCGGCGAGGCCGGATACAGCGTCCTGGAGCGGATCTGGCTGCGCCCCACCGCCGAGATCAACGGCATGTGGAGCGGATACACCGGAGAGGGCGGCAAGACGATCGTGCCGCGCTCGGCGCACGCCAAACTGAGCTTCCGCCTGGTCCCCGACCAGGAACCGGCCCGCATCCAGGAGTTGGTCCGCCACTATGTGCGGGACAACCTGCCCGAGGGGGTGCGCGCCGAGGTCCGCTTCCACGGACCCGGAGTGCGCCCGTGCGCCTCCGACCTGGGCTCGGCGGCGGTGCGCGCCGCCCGCGAAGCCATGGCCAGGGCGTTCGGCACCGAGGTCCGCTACACCCGTGAGGGCGGCAGCGGACCCGAGGCCGACCTGGCCGACATCCTCGACGCGCCCCTGGTGTTCGTCGCGGTGGGACTGAACTCCGACCGCATCCACGCGCCGAACGAGAAGGTGGAGATCCCACTGCTGCTCAAGGGCGCCGAAACCGTCGCGTACCTGTGGGACGCCTACGCCACCGCGCTGCGCGACCGAACCGTTGAAGAGAGATGA
- the nudC gene encoding NAD(+) diphosphatase, protein MDEQSLIPALSRGTLDSLGHRRRDDRWLAEAWDDPRTRVLVLERGDPGEHGWPRAMERQTRALVTTGTAHPELVFRSPEQAPEGERYLLGQDDEGRVYFAVRAEPGAEPAAEPGTEPASLRRVGALLGGRDAGLLTHAVALANWHAENGFCSRCGSPTRIGAAGHVRICDVDECEHYPRMDPAVIMLVHREVGGVEQCLLAHSPNWPDNRYSVLAGFVEPGESLEQAVAREVAEEVGVAVTDPVYVGSQPWPFPRSLMLGYFARAVGSAPRTDYEEIADVRWLRREELRDAVDSGEILLPGSVSIARKLIERWYGGSLPGEW, encoded by the coding sequence ATGGACGAACAGTCCCTGATCCCCGCCCTGTCCCGAGGAACACTGGACAGCCTCGGACACCGGCGCAGAGACGACCGGTGGCTGGCCGAGGCCTGGGACGACCCGCGCACCCGGGTGCTGGTGCTGGAACGCGGCGACCCGGGGGAGCACGGCTGGCCCCGAGCCATGGAACGCCAGACCCGGGCCCTGGTCACCACCGGCACCGCCCATCCCGAACTGGTGTTCCGCAGCCCCGAGCAGGCCCCCGAGGGGGAGCGCTACCTGCTGGGACAGGACGACGAGGGCCGTGTCTACTTCGCGGTGCGCGCCGAGCCGGGAGCGGAGCCGGCCGCCGAACCCGGAACGGAACCGGCCTCGCTGCGCCGCGTCGGCGCACTGCTCGGCGGACGCGACGCGGGACTGCTCACCCACGCCGTGGCACTGGCCAACTGGCACGCCGAGAACGGGTTCTGCTCCCGGTGCGGCTCACCCACCCGGATCGGGGCGGCCGGGCACGTGCGGATCTGCGACGTCGACGAGTGCGAGCACTACCCCAGGATGGACCCGGCGGTGATCATGCTGGTCCACCGGGAGGTGGGCGGCGTCGAGCAGTGCCTGCTCGCCCACAGTCCGAACTGGCCGGACAACCGCTACTCGGTGCTGGCCGGATTCGTGGAACCGGGGGAGTCCCTGGAGCAGGCCGTGGCCAGGGAGGTCGCCGAGGAGGTGGGTGTGGCGGTCACCGATCCCGTCTACGTGGGCTCGCAGCCGTGGCCGTTCCCACGCAGTCTGATGCTCGGCTACTTCGCCCGGGCCGTGGGCAGCGCACCGCGGACCGACTACGAGGAGATCGCCGACGTCCGCTGGTTGCGCCGCGAGGAGTTGCGCGACGCGGTCGACAGCGGTGAGATCCTGCTTCCCGGTTCCGTCTCCATCGCCCGCAAACTCATCGAGCGCTGGTACGGGGGGAGCCTTCCCGGCGAGTGGTGA
- a CDS encoding ANTAR domain-containing protein, translating into MVPHTSARHEQDRGTGSRSTALIRRTPAGWRVDGAGEELPDLLNAMVLADLLGADDASADLPSPPRVTAGLSEAERLRVTVLQLEHALRTRVVVEQAIGVLAERHRLLPRTAFERLRRAARGRGQKVAALAQDVVESTLNPLIALPEELARDGSAIRAQRSRRAG; encoded by the coding sequence GTGGTACCACACACATCAGCTCGCCACGAACAGGACCGCGGGACAGGGTCCCGGTCCACCGCCCTGATCCGCCGGACTCCGGCGGGCTGGCGGGTCGACGGTGCCGGGGAGGAGCTTCCCGACCTGCTCAACGCCATGGTCCTCGCCGACCTGCTGGGCGCCGACGACGCGTCCGCCGACCTCCCCTCGCCGCCCCGTGTGACGGCCGGCCTGTCCGAGGCGGAACGGCTGCGGGTGACGGTGCTGCAACTGGAGCACGCCCTGCGCACCCGGGTGGTCGTCGAGCAGGCCATCGGCGTGCTCGCCGAGCGGCACCGGCTCCTCCCGCGCACGGCCTTCGAACGGCTGCGCCGTGCCGCCCGCGGCCGCGGTCAGAAGGTCGCCGCACTGGCTCAGGACGTGGTCGAGAGCACCCTGAACCCGCTGATCGCCCTCCCCGAGGAACTGGCCCGGGACGGTTCGGCGATCCGGGCGCAGCGGTCGCGGCGCGCCGGGTAG
- a CDS encoding mycoredoxin — protein MATPTTAQITMYTTPWCGFCRRLKSQLAREGIPVTEVDIEQTPEAAEFVMRVNGGNQTVPTLLFADGTALTNPSLAQVKEKLATRS, from the coding sequence ATGGCGACCCCCACCACCGCACAGATCACCATGTACACCACCCCCTGGTGCGGCTTCTGCAGGAGGCTGAAGAGCCAGCTGGCGCGCGAGGGAATCCCCGTCACGGAGGTCGACATCGAGCAGACCCCCGAAGCGGCGGAGTTCGTGATGCGGGTCAACGGTGGCAACCAGACCGTTCCCACTCTTCTCTTCGCCGACGGCACCGCGCTGACCAATCCGTCGCTGGCTCAGGTCAAGGAGAAACTCGCGACCCGGTCGTGA
- a CDS encoding ATP-dependent DNA helicase UvrD2 gives MGPDETGGPRPTGAPGGAFPPPDELLRGLDPEQLEAARSVRGPVCILAGAGTGKTRAITHRIAYAVATGVVPEQQVLAVTFTTRAAGEMRGRLRALGAPRVQARTFHAAALRQLSYFWGEAVGGPKPTLIDSKIKTVAAAAHACGFQADRTELRDLAGEIEWAKVTQIRPVDYETAVTKAGRTPPMPSRDVARVYEAYEELRGERNLLDFESMLELTMAMIHESPRIAEQIRRQYRYFVVDEFQDVNPLQKQLLDAWLGDRDDICVVGDPNQTIYTFAGATPGYLTGFCATYPHATFVRLVRDYRSTPQVVRVANTVLRGSGSHTTPPEHRLELVAQRPDGPEPVYTEYDDEPAEATSVARRIAALIDSGVPAREIAVLFRTNSQSAAYEQALGDAGVPYTVRGAAQFFDRPEIRAALHTLRGAAQGDGGAPMVQTVRHILQQPQIGLTDTAPEGRQARERWESLAALAQLAEDIAGQRPEATLADFVAELRARAATEHAPGFEGVTLASLHAAKGLEWDAVFLVGLTEGMLPIVYAETPEQVEEERRLFYVGVTRAREHLSMSWALARSPGGRRTRKPSRFLDGLRPASPSLAAQRGERRRKTARVVRCRVCGTTLLEAAERKLGRCLDCPSDYDEELLERLRQWRREVSTAQKVPAYVVFTDATLQAIAEQEPSSLAQLSRISGVGTTKLDRYGEAVLTLCAGGTPDQVLSGDREETP, from the coding sequence ATGGGGCCAGACGAAACCGGTGGGCCGCGTCCGACCGGCGCTCCGGGAGGAGCGTTCCCCCCGCCCGACGAGCTCCTACGCGGACTGGACCCCGAACAACTCGAAGCGGCCCGGTCGGTACGCGGACCCGTGTGCATCCTGGCCGGTGCGGGAACCGGCAAGACCCGCGCCATCACCCACCGGATCGCCTACGCCGTGGCCACCGGGGTGGTTCCCGAGCAGCAGGTCCTCGCCGTGACCTTCACCACGCGCGCCGCGGGGGAGATGCGCGGGCGGCTGCGGGCGCTGGGCGCGCCCCGCGTGCAGGCCCGCACCTTCCACGCCGCCGCGCTGCGCCAGCTCTCCTACTTCTGGGGCGAGGCGGTCGGCGGCCCCAAGCCCACCCTCATCGACAGCAAGATCAAGACGGTCGCCGCGGCCGCGCACGCCTGCGGCTTCCAGGCCGACCGCACGGAACTGCGCGACCTCGCCGGTGAGATCGAGTGGGCCAAGGTCACCCAGATCCGTCCCGTCGACTACGAGACCGCCGTCACCAAGGCCGGACGCACTCCGCCGATGCCCTCACGCGACGTCGCCCGCGTCTACGAGGCCTACGAGGAGTTGCGCGGCGAGCGCAACCTGCTCGACTTCGAGTCGATGCTGGAACTCACCATGGCGATGATCCACGAGTCGCCGCGGATCGCCGAGCAGATCCGCAGGCAGTACCGCTACTTCGTCGTCGACGAGTTCCAGGACGTCAACCCGCTGCAGAAGCAGTTACTGGACGCCTGGCTGGGCGACCGCGACGACATCTGCGTCGTCGGCGACCCCAACCAGACCATCTACACCTTCGCCGGAGCCACCCCCGGCTACCTCACCGGTTTCTGCGCCACCTACCCGCACGCCACGTTCGTCCGGTTGGTGCGCGACTACCGCTCCACACCGCAGGTGGTCCGGGTCGCCAACACCGTTCTCAGGGGGAGCGGCAGCCACACGACTCCCCCCGAGCACCGCCTCGAACTCGTCGCCCAGCGTCCCGACGGACCCGAACCGGTCTACACCGAATACGACGACGAGCCCGCCGAGGCGACCTCCGTGGCCCGCAGGATCGCCGCCCTCATCGACTCGGGGGTGCCCGCCCGCGAGATCGCGGTGCTGTTTCGCACCAACTCCCAGTCCGCCGCCTACGAGCAGGCGCTCGGCGACGCCGGAGTGCCCTACACGGTGCGCGGCGCGGCCCAGTTCTTCGACCGCCCCGAGATCCGCGCCGCCCTGCACACGCTGCGCGGCGCGGCCCAGGGCGACGGCGGCGCACCGATGGTCCAGACCGTCCGCCACATCCTGCAGCAACCCCAGATCGGCCTCACCGACACCGCTCCGGAGGGACGGCAGGCACGTGAGAGATGGGAGTCGTTGGCCGCGCTCGCCCAGCTCGCCGAGGACATCGCCGGGCAGCGGCCCGAAGCGACTCTCGCGGACTTCGTCGCCGAACTGCGGGCCCGGGCGGCCACCGAGCACGCTCCCGGGTTCGAGGGGGTCACCCTGGCCTCGCTGCACGCGGCCAAGGGACTGGAGTGGGACGCGGTGTTCCTGGTGGGACTCACCGAGGGCATGCTGCCGATCGTCTACGCCGAGACCCCCGAACAGGTCGAGGAGGAACGCAGGCTCTTCTACGTCGGTGTCACCCGGGCCCGCGAGCATCTGAGCATGTCGTGGGCGCTGGCACGCTCCCCGGGCGGCCGCAGGACCCGCAAACCCTCGCGGTTCCTGGACGGGCTGCGTCCCGCGTCGCCGTCCCTGGCCGCCCAGCGCGGGGAGCGACGCAGGAAGACGGCCCGCGTCGTGCGGTGTCGGGTGTGCGGCACGACCCTGCTGGAGGCCGCCGAACGCAAACTGGGCCGCTGCCTGGACTGCCCGTCCGACTACGACGAGGAGCTTCTGGAGCGGCTGCGACAGTGGCGACGCGAGGTCTCCACCGCGCAGAAGGTGCCCGCCTACGTCGTCTTCACCGATGCCACCCTCCAGGCGATCGCCGAGCAGGAGCCGTCCAGCCTCGCGCAGCTGTCCCGGATATCCGGTGTGGGGACGACAAAACTGGACCGCTACGGTGAAGCGGTTCTGACGCTCTGTGCGGGCGGTACGCCCGACCAGGTCCTCAGCGGAGACAGAGAGGAGACGCCGTGA
- the tesB gene encoding acyl-CoA thioesterase II produces the protein MSEPPRQEAAETVDSGQNLQELLDILDLEKIEVNIFRGRSPEEGPQRIFGGQVAGQAVVAAGRTVTEDRFVHSLHAYFIRPGDPSVPVIYEVDRVRDGRSFTTRRVTAIQHGKAIFTLSASFHRPEPGLSHQFPMPQVPPPEELPTMRERLVQALGKVPRSADWHPFERRPVGPLSYEVQRDRSLIRTENPVWLKVNGKVPDDPLLQVCLMTYASDMTLLDTVLLAHGRTFSGISMASLDHAMWFHRPFRTDEWLLYAQETPVAGGARGLARGLVYTRSGELVCSVVQEGLIRIVDEEHH, from the coding sequence GTGAGCGAGCCACCGAGGCAGGAGGCCGCCGAAACCGTTGATTCCGGCCAGAACCTGCAGGAACTGCTGGATATTCTCGACCTCGAGAAGATCGAGGTGAACATCTTCCGCGGACGCAGTCCGGAGGAGGGGCCGCAGCGGATCTTCGGCGGGCAGGTTGCGGGACAGGCGGTGGTCGCCGCGGGGCGCACCGTCACCGAGGACCGGTTCGTCCACTCGCTGCACGCCTACTTCATCCGCCCCGGAGATCCCTCGGTCCCGGTCATCTACGAGGTCGACCGGGTCCGCGACGGGCGTTCCTTCACCACCCGCCGGGTCACGGCGATCCAGCACGGCAAGGCGATCTTCACCCTGTCCGCCTCCTTCCACCGCCCCGAACCCGGGCTGTCGCACCAGTTCCCGATGCCGCAGGTGCCGCCGCCCGAGGAGCTGCCCACCATGCGGGAACGCCTGGTCCAGGCGCTGGGCAAGGTTCCCAGGTCGGCGGACTGGCATCCCTTCGAACGGCGCCCGGTCGGTCCCCTCTCCTACGAGGTGCAGCGTGACCGCAGTCTCATCCGCACCGAGAACCCGGTCTGGCTCAAGGTCAACGGCAAGGTCCCCGACGACCCGCTGCTCCAGGTCTGCCTGATGACCTACGCGTCGGACATGACCCTGCTCGACACGGTTCTGCTGGCCCACGGTCGCACCTTCTCCGGCATCTCCATGGCGAGCCTGGACCACGCCATGTGGTTCCACCGCCCGTTCCGCACGGACGAGTGGCTGCTCTACGCCCAGGAGACCCCGGTGGCCGGCGGTGCGCGCGGTCTGGCGCGCGGTCTGGTCTACACCCGCTCCGGGGAACTGGTCTGCTCGGTGGTCCAGGAGGGACTTATCAGGATTGTGGACGAGGAACACCATTGA
- a CDS encoding WhiB family transcriptional regulator, which translates to MLASVLESPWLEGVEIPCRSQPDLFFAEAPADVEAAKALCVDCPVREQCLADALERREPWGVWGGQLLVSGQVVARKRPRGRPRKNAEPIAA; encoded by the coding sequence ATGCTTGCGTCGGTCCTTGAGTCCCCGTGGCTGGAGGGAGTCGAGATCCCGTGCCGTTCCCAGCCCGACCTCTTCTTCGCCGAGGCCCCGGCCGACGTCGAGGCGGCCAAGGCGCTGTGCGTGGACTGCCCGGTCCGGGAGCAGTGCCTCGCCGACGCGCTCGAGCGCCGCGAGCCGTGGGGGGTGTGGGGAGGTCAGCTACTGGTGAGCGGCCAGGTGGTCGCCCGTAAGCGCCCGCGTGGCCGTCCTCGCAAGAACGCCGAGCCGATCGCGGCGTAA
- a CDS encoding M48 family metallopeptidase: protein MPADPRVEVRRSSRRRRTVSAYRDGDKTVVLVPAGLSHAEEQQWVELMLERLRTREQRRRPSDTALRTRAMELAERYLGGQVRPSSVRWVDNQNTRWGSCTPEDGSIRVSRRLSGMPGWVVDYVLVHELVHLLVPGHGPEFWKLVNRYPRSERARGYLEGVSDAPRLAAEGRQDREDGVD, encoded by the coding sequence GTGCCAGCAGATCCGCGAGTTGAGGTGCGTCGGAGTTCTCGTCGCCGGCGGACCGTCTCGGCCTACCGCGACGGGGACAAGACGGTTGTCCTGGTTCCTGCGGGTCTTTCCCACGCGGAGGAGCAGCAGTGGGTGGAGCTGATGCTGGAACGGCTGCGGACACGTGAGCAACGCCGCCGTCCCAGCGACACCGCGCTGCGCACCCGGGCGATGGAACTCGCCGAACGCTATCTGGGCGGACAGGTCCGCCCCTCCAGCGTCAGATGGGTGGACAACCAGAACACCCGTTGGGGGTCGTGCACCCCCGAGGACGGGTCGATCCGGGTCTCGCGCAGACTGTCGGGAATGCCCGGCTGGGTCGTCGACTACGTGCTCGTCCACGAACTCGTGCACCTCCTCGTCCCCGGTCACGGGCCGGAGTTCTGGAAACTCGTGAACCGCTACCCCCGGAGCGAACGGGCCCGCGGCTACCTGGAAGGTGTCAGCGACGCGCCACGCCTGGCAGCCGAAGGGCGCCAGGACCGGGAGGATGGCGTGGACTGA
- a CDS encoding cryptochrome/photolyase family protein — protein sequence MSTIIVLFTRDLRLSDHPALHAAVAEAERVVPLFVLDPAVLRVSARNRIAYLVEALADLRGLLRERGGDLVIRRGDTVAETVRTVVETAAVAVHVSEDVSTLAATRTRRLAEAVGAEGARLRTFPGVTVVPPRALRPEHGDHYRIFTPYLRAWESARWRAPLPAPERVALPPLREVGALPGPDLAASGIGALSPHRLRGGITAARDRVRTWSAELARAGSRSEAPEHASRLGCHLRFGCVSPLEVALTVRDRPEGVAFLHRLARRDFHHQVAWAFPRLNRVDYRPCRTRWRRDDSGFAAWCSGTTGIPIVDAGMRQLLREGYLPGGLRTVVATYLTRVLRVHWKRGADHFHSLLVDGDVADNYGNWQWAAGTGASRRPPCRFDPLRQARRQDPDGSYVRRHVPELRGLRGCQVHNPPVPRPGGYPPPLPEP from the coding sequence ATGTCCACGATCATCGTCCTGTTCACCCGCGACCTGCGGCTGTCCGACCATCCCGCGCTGCACGCCGCCGTTGCCGAGGCCGAACGGGTGGTCCCGCTGTTCGTCCTCGACCCCGCGGTCCTGCGCGTCTCGGCGCGCAACCGGATCGCCTACCTGGTGGAGGCCCTGGCCGACCTGCGCGGCCTGCTGCGTGAGCGCGGCGGCGACCTGGTGATCCGCCGGGGCGACACGGTCGCCGAGACCGTCCGGACTGTGGTCGAGACCGCTGCCGTGGCCGTACACGTCAGCGAGGACGTCAGCACGCTGGCGGCCACGCGGACGCGGCGGCTGGCCGAGGCCGTGGGCGCCGAGGGCGCTCGGCTCCGGACCTTCCCGGGGGTCACCGTGGTCCCTCCCCGCGCGCTGCGTCCCGAGCACGGCGACCACTACCGGATCTTCACCCCGTATCTGCGCGCCTGGGAGTCCGCGCGGTGGCGCGCTCCCCTGCCCGCCCCCGAACGGGTCGCGCTGCCCCCGCTGCGGGAGGTGGGGGCGCTGCCCGGTCCCGACCTCGCCGCCTCCGGCATCGGCGCGCTGTCGCCGCACCGGCTCCGGGGCGGGATCACCGCGGCCCGGGACCGGGTGCGCACGTGGTCCGCGGAGTTGGCGCGCGCCGGGAGCCGCTCCGAAGCCCCCGAGCACGCGTCACGGCTGGGCTGCCACCTGCGGTTCGGCTGCGTCTCTCCTCTGGAGGTGGCGCTGACCGTGCGGGACCGCCCCGAAGGTGTGGCGTTTCTCCACCGGCTGGCCCGGCGGGACTTCCACCATCAGGTGGCGTGGGCCTTTCCCCGCCTGAATCGGGTCGACTACCGGCCGTGCCGAACCCGCTGGCGGCGGGACGACTCCGGTTTCGCGGCCTGGTGCTCGGGCACGACCGGGATTCCGATCGTGGACGCGGGCATGCGGCAACTGCTGCGGGAGGGATACCTGCCCGGCGGGCTCCGGACGGTTGTCGCCACCTATCTGACCCGGGTGCTGCGGGTCCACTGGAAACGGGGCGCCGACCACTTCCACTCCCTGCTGGTCGACGGCGACGTCGCCGACAACTACGGCAACTGGCAGTGGGCTGCGGGCACCGGGGCCAGCAGGCGTCCTCCCTGCCGTTTCGATCCGCTGCGGCAGGCCCGACGCCAAGATCCCGACGGCTCCTACGTGCGGCGCCATGTCCCCGAACTCCGCGGCCTGCGCGGCTGCCAGGTGCACAATCCGCCGGTTCCGCGTCCCGGGGGTTATCCGCCGCCGCTCCCCGAGCCGTGA
- a CDS encoding NUDIX hydrolase codes for MSLHADARAVLSSWTAPDAAQEELRRAYLEHLDRHPDAVWRSCLPGHLTASAAVLDAAGERTVLTLHRKIRLWLQLGGHCEPGDSSLAAAALREATEESGIPGLRLLPVPVRLDRHAVPCGGGSWHLDVQYAAIAPAGAELVIDEAESDGLAWFDVAALPEPSDDACRALVGAAVRAVRAAAPAG; via the coding sequence TTGAGTCTGCACGCCGACGCCCGCGCGGTACTGTCGTCGTGGACCGCGCCGGATGCCGCCCAGGAGGAGCTGCGCCGCGCCTACCTGGAGCACCTGGACCGCCATCCGGACGCCGTGTGGCGGTCCTGCCTGCCGGGACATCTCACCGCGAGCGCGGCGGTCCTGGACGCCGCGGGCGAGCGGACGGTGCTGACCCTGCACCGCAAGATCAGGTTGTGGCTGCAGTTGGGCGGGCACTGCGAGCCGGGTGACTCCTCACTGGCCGCGGCGGCGCTGCGCGAGGCCACCGAGGAGTCGGGGATTCCCGGCCTGCGGCTGCTGCCCGTGCCGGTCCGGCTGGACCGGCACGCGGTGCCGTGCGGCGGCGGGTCGTGGCACCTGGACGTGCAGTACGCGGCGATCGCCCCCGCCGGAGCCGAACTCGTCATCGACGAGGCCGAGTCCGACGGCCTGGCCTGGTTCGACGTGGCCGCCCTGCCCGAGCCCTCCGACGACGCCTGCCGCGCCCTGGTCGGTGCGGCCGTCCGGGCGGTGCGGGCGGCCGCACCGGCCGGTTGA
- a CDS encoding zinc-dependent metalloprotease produces the protein MSDLPFGFSMSNDPDDESGRGSGDSGSGAGRGGSGGDFPNMPPGGFPFGDPQQIAQMLRQFADMMSAQSASGPAQENAGASGVNWSAATTVARHVVSQHGDPSIGPVHYAQVQEALRLADLWLNEVTALPSGVHTMEAWSRAEWVEKTMPTWAKLCDPLTGRVVESMGRNLPQEMAMMAGPLLGMLQQMGGALVGQQAGQAIGELAREVLGSTDVGLPLAGEGRAALLPEGVREFGEGLGVPLDEVRLYLAAREAAHHRLFGHVPWLRSHLFTLVEEYAMGMSFDMSGFEDRLGHIDFANPESLQDALSGLEGQGLFQTEDTPQQKASLARLETTLALVEGWVSTVVDAAVSQRLPQSAALGEALRRRRASGGPAEHTFATLVGLELRPRRLRDAAVLWNALAEARGIDGRDAVWEHPDLMPSGEDLDSPDAFVNGSGSSDDLDISRWTEDPSAEERRDEDGRDGGDGR, from the coding sequence GTGAGTGACCTACCTTTCGGTTTCAGCATGTCGAATGACCCGGATGACGAATCCGGCCGTGGCTCGGGCGATTCCGGCTCGGGAGCCGGGCGGGGCGGCTCAGGCGGTGATTTTCCCAACATGCCGCCGGGTGGCTTTCCGTTCGGGGACCCGCAGCAGATCGCGCAGATGCTCCGCCAGTTCGCCGACATGATGTCCGCACAGTCGGCGTCCGGCCCCGCACAGGAGAACGCCGGCGCGAGCGGTGTCAACTGGTCCGCCGCCACGACCGTCGCCCGACACGTCGTCTCCCAGCACGGCGACCCCAGCATCGGGCCCGTCCACTACGCGCAGGTCCAGGAGGCCCTGCGCCTGGCCGACCTGTGGCTGAACGAGGTCACCGCGCTGCCGTCGGGCGTACACACGATGGAGGCGTGGAGCCGGGCCGAGTGGGTCGAGAAGACCATGCCGACGTGGGCGAAGCTGTGCGATCCGCTGACCGGCCGGGTGGTGGAGTCCATGGGCCGGAACCTGCCGCAGGAGATGGCCATGATGGCCGGTCCCCTGCTGGGGATGCTCCAGCAGATGGGCGGCGCGCTGGTCGGCCAGCAGGCGGGGCAGGCCATCGGGGAGCTGGCCCGTGAGGTGCTCGGCTCCACCGACGTGGGGCTCCCGCTGGCCGGTGAGGGCCGCGCCGCGCTGCTGCCCGAGGGGGTCAGGGAGTTCGGCGAGGGGCTGGGGGTTCCGCTGGACGAGGTCCGGCTGTACCTGGCGGCCCGCGAGGCCGCCCACCACCGGCTGTTCGGTCACGTGCCGTGGCTGCGCTCGCACCTGTTCACCCTGGTCGAGGAGTATGCGATGGGCATGTCCTTCGACATGAGCGGATTCGAGGACCGGCTGGGGCACATCGACTTCGCCAACCCCGAGTCGCTTCAGGACGCGCTGTCGGGTCTTGAGGGCCAGGGCCTGTTCCAGACCGAGGACACCCCGCAGCAGAAGGCGTCCCTGGCCCGTCTGGAGACGACTCTGGCGCTGGTCGAGGGCTGGGTGTCGACCGTGGTCGACGCGGCGGTGTCGCAGCGGCTGCCGCAGTCCGCCGCGCTGGGCGAGGCGCTGCGCCGCCGTCGGGCCTCGGGCGGTCCGGCCGAGCACACCTTCGCCACCCTGGTGGGTCTGGAGTTGCGGCCGCGGCGGCTGCGCGACGCCGCGGTGCTGTGGAACGCCCTCGCCGAGGCGCGGGGCATCGACGGCCGCGACGCCGTCTGGGAGCACCCCGACCTGATGCCGTCCGGCGAGGACCTGGACTCTCCCGACGCTTTTGTCAACGGCAGCGGTTCCTCCGACGACCTGGACATCTCCCGGTGGACCGAGGACCCCTCCGCCGAGGAGCGGCGCGACGAGGACGGACGCGACGGCGGGGACGGCCGTTGA